A genomic window from Agrobacterium tumefaciens includes:
- a CDS encoding ABC transporter ATP-binding protein, with translation MSDATTSPLLSVRDLCVRSSGDLSILDNISFDVGKGEIVALVGESGSGKTVAARAAMQLLPKAIRPVSGEILFEGRNLLAMNNAEIREVRGARIGMVFQEPMVSLNPAMTIGAQLVEGLRLHEALSVEEARKRAAEMLARVKIPDPESCLAAFPHQFSGGMRQRIMLASVMLLRPRLLIADEPTTALDTLTQREVLEVMVDLTRTYGTAVLLITHNLGLVAQYAKKVVVLQRGKLIESGPVEEVLYKPKETYTRTLIDALPKRDHGRKPVADTAPLIEAKNVAVTYAGAGNIFSSAEKKLAVKGVSLAVKPGEVVAVVGGSGSGKTTLGRAMIGLLPLSGGDVHFRGRSMAGADRATARDFRLSCQLVFQDPYSSLDPRQTIAEIVGEPLQHGPKMSRAEKTERVAEILNEVGLSGFGGRYAHALSGGQRQRVAIARAVIRNPAFVVADEPVSALDMTIQKQVLDLFRSLQENHGFACMFISHDLGAVSRVADRIVVMEQGLIVEEGGVDAVLDHPQHPYTKALLAATPTLGIAA, from the coding sequence ATGTCTGACGCCACGACCAGTCCGCTGCTCAGCGTGCGCGACCTCTGTGTCCGCAGCTCCGGCGATCTCTCCATCCTCGATAACATCTCCTTCGATGTCGGCAAGGGCGAGATCGTCGCCCTGGTCGGGGAAAGCGGCAGCGGCAAGACGGTCGCGGCGCGTGCGGCAATGCAGTTGCTGCCAAAAGCGATCCGGCCGGTTTCGGGCGAGATCCTGTTCGAAGGCCGCAATCTTCTTGCCATGAACAATGCCGAAATCCGCGAGGTGCGTGGCGCCAGGATCGGCATGGTATTTCAGGAACCGATGGTTTCGCTGAACCCGGCAATGACCATCGGCGCGCAGCTTGTCGAGGGACTGCGCCTGCATGAGGCCTTGAGCGTCGAGGAGGCACGCAAACGCGCCGCCGAAATGCTGGCCCGTGTGAAAATTCCCGATCCGGAATCCTGTCTTGCGGCCTTCCCGCACCAGTTTTCCGGCGGCATGCGCCAGCGCATCATGCTCGCCTCGGTCATGCTGCTGCGCCCCCGTCTGCTGATCGCCGACGAGCCGACGACCGCGCTCGATACGCTGACCCAGCGCGAGGTGCTGGAGGTGATGGTCGATCTGACCCGGACCTACGGAACGGCCGTCCTTCTCATTACCCACAATCTCGGGCTCGTCGCACAATATGCGAAGAAGGTTGTGGTCCTCCAGCGCGGCAAGCTGATCGAATCCGGCCCGGTGGAAGAGGTCCTCTATAAGCCGAAGGAAACCTATACCCGCACGCTGATCGACGCACTGCCCAAGCGTGACCATGGCCGCAAGCCGGTTGCCGACACTGCTCCGCTGATCGAGGCGAAGAATGTCGCCGTGACCTATGCGGGTGCGGGGAACATCTTCTCGAGCGCCGAAAAGAAACTCGCGGTCAAGGGCGTATCGCTTGCCGTCAAGCCGGGCGAAGTCGTGGCCGTGGTCGGTGGTTCCGGCTCCGGCAAGACGACGCTTGGTCGCGCCATGATCGGGCTTCTGCCGCTTTCGGGCGGTGACGTGCATTTTCGCGGCCGCTCCATGGCCGGTGCAGACCGGGCGACCGCCCGCGATTTCCGCCTGTCCTGTCAGCTGGTGTTCCAGGATCCGTACTCGTCACTCGATCCGCGTCAGACAATTGCCGAGATTGTCGGCGAGCCGCTCCAGCATGGACCGAAGATGAGCCGCGCCGAAAAGACCGAGCGTGTGGCCGAGATACTCAACGAAGTGGGTCTCTCCGGCTTCGGTGGTCGCTATGCCCATGCTCTTTCCGGCGGGCAGCGCCAGCGCGTGGCCATTGCCCGCGCCGTCATCCGCAATCCGGCCTTCGTCGTTGCCGACGAGCCAGTGTCGGCGCTTGACATGACCATTCAAAAACAGGTGCTCGACCTCTTCCGCAGCCTGCAGGAAAATCACGGCTTCGCCTGCATGTTCATTTCGCACGATCTTGGCGCCGTTTCGCGCGTCGCCGACCGCATCGTCGTGATGGAGCAGGGTCTGATCGTGGAAGAGGGCGGTGTGGATGCCGTTCTGGACCATCCGCAGCACCCCTATACCAAGGCGCTTCTGGCTGCGACGCCAACGCTGGGCATTGCCGCATGA
- a CDS encoding ABC transporter permease, with translation MRQPLNQAIGTLLLLFIGVMAALALVWTPHDPAAIKLAARLQAPSGQHWLGTDEFGRDVISRLMAGASQSMIVAALTVVFAVTVGTVIGLVAGYVRGLVDRVLMVFSDAVLAFPGTLLALGLMVIAGPNKYGIILALGIAYSPSVLRIVRGSVLSAREREYVEASRVIGNSEFATMFRHVLPNCVAPIVVLATSMFGWVVLAESGLSFLGLGVPPPAPTWGNMLASARPYIEKAPWLGLAPGVCISMTLLGINLLGDALRDRFDPRMEQK, from the coding sequence ATGCGGCAACCTCTGAATCAGGCGATCGGTACGCTGCTGCTCCTCTTCATCGGCGTCATGGCCGCGCTTGCGCTGGTCTGGACGCCGCACGACCCGGCCGCGATCAAGCTGGCCGCCCGTCTTCAGGCGCCTTCGGGCCAGCATTGGCTGGGCACCGACGAGTTTGGCCGCGACGTGATCTCGCGACTGATGGCCGGTGCTTCCCAGAGCATGATTGTCGCGGCGCTGACCGTCGTTTTCGCCGTGACCGTCGGAACGGTGATCGGCCTCGTGGCGGGCTATGTCCGCGGCCTCGTGGACCGCGTGCTGATGGTTTTCAGCGATGCGGTGCTTGCCTTCCCCGGCACGCTTCTGGCGCTCGGCCTGATGGTGATCGCCGGGCCGAACAAATACGGCATCATCCTGGCGCTCGGTATCGCCTATTCGCCCTCCGTGCTCAGAATTGTACGTGGAAGCGTGCTTTCGGCGCGCGAGCGGGAATATGTCGAAGCATCGCGGGTCATCGGCAATTCCGAATTCGCCACCATGTTCCGGCATGTTCTGCCAAACTGCGTGGCGCCCATTGTCGTACTGGCGACCTCCATGTTCGGCTGGGTGGTGCTGGCGGAAAGCGGCCTCAGCTTCCTCGGACTTGGCGTGCCGCCACCGGCGCCGACCTGGGGCAATATGCTGGCCTCTGCCCGCCCCTATATCGAGAAGGCACCCTGGCTCGGTCTTGCCCCCGGCGTCTGCATCTCGATGACGCTACTTGGAATCAACCTCTTGGGCGACGCGCTGCGCGACCGCTTCGATCCTAGAATGGAGCAGAAATGA
- a CDS encoding ABC transporter permease — MQALLKYIAKRLLWTLPTLLLVAVIVFFMVRMIPGDPAQLILGDGATPDELAHLRAALGLDQPVPVQFGYWLGHVLEGDLGHSISNGVPVLSLMLDRFQVSATIVLVAVGLATLIALPAGLVAAWRQNSTLDVTIVAASTLLMSVPSFWLGLVLLLVFGLKLGWLPVVGFVPFTENPWTALTYIVLPVTTLMLIEVGVLTRMMRASAIEVLRLEYVMHARAKGLSERKVLLRHVLPNAFAPTWTMIGLVLGGLLGGIAVLETVFTLPGLGRLLVEAIFARDYPVVQGCLLFTALIYVLVNLIVDLCYPFFDPRVAAS; from the coding sequence ATGCAGGCTCTCCTGAAATACATCGCGAAGCGTCTGTTATGGACGCTTCCCACCCTGCTGCTGGTCGCCGTCATCGTATTCTTCATGGTGCGAATGATCCCCGGTGATCCCGCCCAGCTTATCCTTGGCGACGGGGCGACGCCTGACGAGCTTGCGCACCTTCGCGCCGCGCTCGGGCTGGACCAGCCGGTGCCGGTGCAGTTCGGATATTGGCTTGGTCATGTGCTGGAAGGCGATCTCGGGCACTCGATCTCCAATGGTGTGCCAGTGTTGAGCCTGATGCTCGACCGTTTCCAGGTAAGCGCGACGATCGTTCTCGTTGCCGTCGGACTTGCGACGCTGATCGCACTTCCAGCCGGGCTTGTTGCCGCATGGCGGCAGAACAGCACTCTGGACGTGACGATCGTCGCCGCGTCCACGCTGCTGATGTCCGTCCCGAGCTTCTGGCTGGGTCTGGTGCTGCTGCTTGTCTTCGGGCTGAAGCTCGGCTGGCTGCCGGTGGTAGGCTTCGTGCCCTTCACCGAGAACCCGTGGACGGCGCTTACCTATATCGTGCTGCCTGTCACGACACTGATGCTGATCGAAGTCGGCGTGCTGACCCGCATGATGCGGGCCAGTGCAATCGAGGTGTTGCGCCTTGAATACGTGATGCACGCCCGCGCCAAGGGTCTTTCCGAACGCAAGGTGCTGCTGCGGCATGTGCTGCCCAACGCGTTTGCGCCGACCTGGACAATGATCGGCCTCGTTCTCGGCGGTCTGCTCGGCGGTATCGCCGTTCTCGAAACAGTTTTCACTCTGCCCGGCCTCGGGCGCCTACTCGTCGAAGCGATCTTCGCTCGCGACTATCCGGTGGTGCAAGGATGTCTGCTCTTTACAGCCCTGATCTACGTGCTCGTCAATCTGATCGTAGATCTCTGCTATCCCTTCTTCGATCCGCGGGTCGCCGCCTCATGA
- a CDS encoding ABC transporter substrate-binding protein codes for MMAAMTMTSAHAKDDVLRVRINSDVRSSDPGVNRDANSDAVLLHVLEGLVGYRDDASVAPLLASSIDVSPDGKTYTFKLRSGVKFSNGEPLTSADVLASWQRYTDPKTSWRCLTDTSAGGVAAVSGVTAPDAETVVFTLEKPTALFLPTLARTDCGGTGIYHKSSLAADGKWVKPIGTGPFTFGEWRTGQYVDLAANPNYTPGEGERVGYVGDKTPKVSGVRFMVVPDDSSAKAALYSGDIDVLSDVLTSDIAELSATDQVVVDKAPGMGLTALLFQTRDPLLQDVRIREALRLSLDLPQLAEALSSGESKASFSVIPQPSPYFGATQADVPARDIAKAKTLLAEAGYKGQPIKWLTTKFYPQLFDAAVLVQAMAQEAGITIDIETLDWATLLDRYSKGNYSAMSFTYSARLDPSLSFDMVSGNKDKQPNKVWDNAEGRELIAQSSRISDPAERQKIFDKLEGMIRADVPMAVIYAGSRVSAVRKNVEGYKTWPVGYPRMWGVSFTAGN; via the coding sequence GTGATGGCGGCAATGACGATGACGTCCGCGCATGCAAAGGACGACGTGCTGCGCGTTCGCATCAATTCGGACGTGCGCTCTAGCGATCCGGGTGTCAACCGCGACGCCAACAGCGATGCGGTGCTGCTGCATGTGCTGGAAGGTCTTGTCGGCTATCGCGATGACGCCTCCGTGGCACCGCTGCTCGCCAGCTCGATCGATGTTTCGCCCGATGGCAAGACCTATACCTTCAAGCTGCGCAGCGGCGTGAAGTTCAGCAACGGCGAACCGCTGACTTCGGCTGACGTGCTGGCTTCCTGGCAGCGTTACACCGACCCCAAGACCTCCTGGCGCTGTCTGACGGATACCTCTGCCGGCGGTGTGGCCGCCGTCAGCGGCGTGACCGCACCAGATGCCGAGACGGTCGTCTTCACCCTCGAAAAGCCGACGGCGCTCTTCCTGCCCACCCTTGCCCGCACGGATTGCGGCGGCACCGGCATCTACCACAAGTCCTCTCTTGCTGCCGACGGAAAATGGGTCAAGCCGATCGGCACCGGCCCTTTCACTTTCGGTGAGTGGCGCACGGGCCAGTATGTCGATCTCGCGGCAAACCCCAACTACACACCGGGTGAAGGTGAACGGGTCGGTTATGTCGGCGACAAGACCCCGAAGGTCTCCGGCGTGCGCTTCATGGTCGTTCCGGACGATTCCTCCGCCAAGGCTGCCCTTTATTCCGGCGACATCGATGTGCTGAGCGACGTGCTGACGTCCGATATCGCCGAACTATCCGCTACCGATCAGGTTGTCGTCGACAAGGCTCCTGGCATGGGCCTCACGGCGCTGCTCTTCCAGACGCGCGATCCGCTTCTACAGGATGTCCGCATCCGCGAAGCCCTGCGGCTCTCGCTCGACCTGCCGCAACTTGCCGAGGCGCTTTCCAGCGGCGAGTCGAAGGCGAGCTTCTCCGTCATTCCGCAGCCGAGCCCCTATTTCGGTGCGACCCAGGCCGACGTTCCGGCACGCGATATCGCGAAGGCGAAGACGCTGCTGGCGGAAGCAGGTTATAAAGGCCAGCCGATCAAGTGGCTGACGACCAAGTTCTATCCGCAGCTCTTCGACGCGGCCGTGCTCGTTCAGGCCATGGCGCAGGAAGCAGGTATCACAATCGACATCGAAACGCTCGATTGGGCGACCCTGCTCGACCGCTACAGCAAGGGCAACTACAGCGCCATGTCATTTACCTATTCCGCCCGGCTTGATCCTTCGCTCTCCTTCGACATGGTGAGCGGCAACAAGGACAAGCAGCCGAACAAGGTCTGGGACAATGCCGAAGGCCGGGAGCTGATCGCCCAGTCAAGCCGGATCAGCGATCCTGCGGAACGGCAGAAGATCTTCGACAAGCTGGAAGGCATGATCCGTGCGGATGTGCCCATGGCCGTCATCTATGCCGGAAGCCGCGTCAGTGCCGTGCGCAAGAACGTTGAAGGCTACAAGACCTGGCCTGTCGGTTATCCCCGCATGTGGGGCGTCTCCTTCACGGCAGGAAACTGA
- a CDS encoding acyl-CoA--6-aminopenicillanic acid acyltransferase, translating to MTLSLTCPLIEVTGTPFERGQQYGEQAGDRIRKGIEHYQHQIRASGLKAGDLETIIDRFAGAIEEYGPQYIEEMRGIAKAVGTELSAILLINARTEILKLARRREKGLDDFMSDGCTGVFVMPEVTRDGQFIHAQNWDWKAECAETAVVLKVKRSDGPDILTFTEAGGLARTGFNAAGISISGNYLETDRDYRTLGVPLAIIRRKVLEQDHLAMSMQAVYGTRKSASNNMMVGHAHGVAIDFECAPDETFLVHPQGGLLVHANHFQSPVALSKLQDKGVVNMPDSLYRDVRVRSLIEPALGKVTTADVKTALLDTFETPWSVCRPPRKSLSNNQSATVATIVMVPALGRMEVALLPALNPNFANFSLDMSIAPVVRNDLQQTDAA from the coding sequence ATGACTCTTTCTCTCACCTGCCCTCTCATCGAAGTTACGGGTACGCCATTCGAGCGCGGTCAACAATATGGAGAACAGGCGGGCGACCGCATCCGCAAGGGTATAGAGCATTACCAGCACCAGATCCGGGCCTCTGGCCTCAAGGCCGGCGATCTCGAAACGATCATCGACCGCTTCGCCGGGGCGATCGAAGAATACGGTCCGCAATATATCGAGGAAATGCGCGGCATCGCCAAGGCGGTCGGCACGGAGCTGTCGGCCATCCTGCTCATCAACGCGCGCACCGAAATCCTGAAGCTTGCCCGCCGGCGCGAAAAGGGGCTGGACGATTTCATGTCGGATGGCTGCACCGGCGTCTTCGTGATGCCGGAGGTTACGCGCGACGGACAGTTCATCCATGCGCAGAACTGGGACTGGAAGGCCGAATGCGCCGAAACCGCAGTCGTGCTGAAGGTCAAGCGCAGTGATGGGCCTGATATCCTGACATTCACCGAAGCGGGCGGGCTGGCACGCACCGGCTTCAACGCCGCCGGCATCTCGATCAGCGGCAACTACCTCGAAACCGATCGGGATTACCGCACGCTCGGCGTGCCGCTCGCCATCATTCGCCGCAAGGTGCTGGAGCAGGATCACCTCGCCATGTCCATGCAGGCCGTCTACGGCACGCGCAAGTCCGCCTCCAACAACATGATGGTGGGCCATGCGCATGGCGTCGCGATCGATTTCGAATGCGCGCCGGACGAAACCTTCCTTGTTCATCCGCAGGGCGGGCTGCTGGTGCATGCCAACCATTTCCAGAGCCCGGTTGCGCTTTCCAAGCTGCAGGACAAGGGCGTCGTCAACATGCCGGATTCGCTTTACCGCGACGTGCGCGTGCGTAGCCTGATCGAGCCTGCGCTCGGCAAGGTGACGACGGCGGACGTGAAGACGGCGCTGCTCGATACCTTCGAGACGCCGTGGTCGGTGTGCCGCCCGCCGCGCAAGTCGCTCTCCAACAACCAGTCGGCGACGGTTGCGACCATCGTCATGGTTCCGGCGCTTGGACGCATGGAAGTGGCGCTGCTGCCAGCGCTCAATCCGAACTTCGCGAATTTCAGCCTCGACATGAGCATCGCTCCCGTCGTGCGCAACGACCTGCAACAGACCGACGCGGCCTGA
- a CDS encoding GntR family transcriptional regulator, with product MSDANTPLQQDLLRRIIEVIHEDGLEPGARLRQSQLAERLSVSRTPVIVALNRLHELGYAEHLPNKGTVLTGIPPQSEMAEHQRSDEALIVAVAKLRREGGISNQFTELELMRLTESERAPVRQALIKLEELGVVMRRKGYGWEFMDSARDARAREESYNFRVLIECAAIMSPQFALLPAWIDAMRKRHEDVMRAKWTETSSVMLFEMNAEFHLGISAASGNRYLKEAMHRQNQLRRLSNYNWNYGPERVVTTCREHLEILGRLQEGENEIASALMKRHLSGASRAIRKD from the coding sequence ATGTCCGACGCGAACACGCCTTTGCAGCAGGATCTCCTGCGCCGCATCATCGAGGTGATCCACGAGGATGGCCTTGAGCCCGGCGCGCGGCTACGCCAAAGCCAGCTCGCAGAGCGGCTGAGCGTGTCGCGCACCCCGGTCATCGTCGCGCTCAACCGTCTGCATGAACTGGGTTATGCCGAGCATTTGCCAAACAAGGGCACGGTGCTGACCGGCATTCCGCCGCAGTCGGAGATGGCCGAACATCAGCGCTCCGACGAAGCGCTGATCGTCGCCGTCGCCAAGCTGCGTCGTGAGGGTGGGATTTCGAACCAGTTTACAGAGCTGGAACTGATGCGGCTGACCGAGAGCGAACGTGCGCCAGTGCGCCAGGCCCTCATCAAGCTTGAAGAGCTTGGCGTCGTTATGCGCCGCAAGGGATACGGCTGGGAATTCATGGATAGCGCCCGCGATGCTCGCGCCCGCGAGGAGAGCTATAATTTCCGTGTGTTGATCGAGTGCGCCGCAATCATGTCACCGCAGTTTGCCTTGCTGCCTGCCTGGATCGACGCCATGCGCAAGCGCCATGAGGACGTCATGCGAGCAAAATGGACGGAAACCTCCAGCGTGATGCTGTTCGAGATGAATGCAGAGTTTCACCTCGGCATCAGCGCCGCTTCCGGCAATCGCTATCTCAAGGAGGCCATGCACCGGCAGAATCAGCTCCGTCGTCTGTCCAATTACAACTGGAACTACGGTCCCGAGCGCGTCGTGACCACCTGCAGGGAACACCTGGAGATTTTGGGCCGCCTTCAGGAAGGAGAAAACGAGATCGCATCCGCCCTTATGAAGCGGCATCTAAGCGGTGCAAGCAGGGCTATACGAAAGGACTGA
- a CDS encoding helix-turn-helix transcriptional regulator, with product MTRTHEKVRYSPKSKAHSYTRETAAEGVERALKLLEGRWKLVILFHLFGGRIMRFSDLERAIPAISQKMLIQQLRQMEQDGIVVRIVHHQVPPKVEYALTDWGQALCPALDALLTWAAECPATDALAKEGEPSQ from the coding sequence ATGACAAGAACGCACGAAAAAGTAAGGTACTCACCTAAAAGTAAGGCCCACTCTTATACCCGCGAGACGGCGGCGGAAGGCGTCGAGCGGGCGCTGAAATTGTTAGAGGGGCGGTGGAAGCTGGTGATCCTGTTCCATCTCTTCGGCGGCCGGATCATGCGCTTCTCCGACCTCGAACGCGCAATCCCGGCGATCTCGCAGAAGATGCTGATCCAGCAGCTTAGGCAAATGGAGCAGGACGGCATCGTTGTCCGCATTGTTCACCATCAGGTGCCCCCGAAGGTCGAATATGCGCTGACGGATTGGGGGCAGGCTTTGTGTCCCGCGCTCGACGCCCTGTTGACGTGGGCAGCCGAGTGTCCTGCAACCGATGCCTTGGCTAAGGAGGGCGAACCTTCGCAATAG
- a CDS encoding nuclear transport factor 2 family protein yields the protein MVDLPSPISLYFAADTGDGDAVAKCFTETAIVKDEGNTYAGREAIRRWKADSSTKYTYTVEPFAIATEDGRTVVTSHLTGNFPGSPVDLRYFFFLEGDKIAELEITL from the coding sequence ATGGTCGATCTACCATCACCGATCTCCCTCTATTTCGCGGCAGACACAGGAGACGGCGATGCCGTCGCAAAGTGCTTTACCGAAACCGCCATCGTCAAGGATGAAGGCAATACCTATGCCGGACGGGAGGCGATCCGGCGCTGGAAGGCCGACAGCTCTACCAAGTACACTTACACTGTCGAGCCCTTCGCAATCGCGACTGAAGACGGCAGGACAGTCGTCACGAGCCACCTGACGGGTAACTTCCCCGGCAGCCCGGTGGATCTCCGCTACTTCTTTTTTCTTGAAGGCGACAAGATCGCAGAACTGGAAATCACGCTATGA
- a CDS encoding SDR family oxidoreductase produces MSFDLAIAGRRALVTAGTKGVGAAVVKTLTEAGAKVVATARTVPDKSPEGLQYVAADITTADGCAAVARGVLDRLGGVDIIVNVLGGSSAPPGGFAALGDDEWLRELNLNLMPAVRLDRALLPSMIEQGCGVIIHVTSIQHQLPLPESTTAYAAAKAALSTYSKSLSKEVTPKGVRVVRVSPGWIETEAAVALAERLATDAGTDYEGGKQIIMKALGGIPLGRPAKPQEVADLIAFLVSPRAGAITGTEFTIDGGTVPTA; encoded by the coding sequence ATGAGCTTCGATCTTGCGATTGCCGGTCGTCGTGCGCTCGTTACCGCCGGCACGAAAGGCGTCGGCGCTGCCGTGGTCAAGACACTGACAGAAGCCGGGGCGAAGGTGGTGGCCACCGCGCGGACGGTCCCGGACAAATCTCCGGAAGGCCTTCAGTACGTCGCGGCGGACATCACAACCGCTGACGGCTGCGCCGCGGTCGCCAGGGGCGTGCTCGACCGCCTGGGCGGGGTCGACATTATCGTCAACGTTCTCGGCGGCTCGTCCGCACCTCCCGGCGGTTTTGCTGCTCTAGGCGATGACGAATGGCTCAGGGAGCTTAACCTCAACCTCATGCCGGCGGTGCGGCTCGACCGCGCCCTCCTGCCATCGATGATCGAGCAGGGTTGCGGCGTCATCATTCACGTCACGTCGATCCAGCACCAGTTGCCGCTGCCTGAATCTACGACGGCCTATGCCGCCGCGAAGGCTGCGCTTTCAACCTACAGCAAAAGCCTCTCCAAGGAGGTCACGCCCAAAGGTGTCCGCGTCGTTCGTGTCTCACCAGGCTGGATCGAGACCGAGGCGGCGGTCGCTTTGGCGGAACGCTTGGCGACCGACGCCGGAACCGATTACGAGGGCGGCAAGCAGATCATCATGAAGGCCCTCGGCGGCATTCCGCTCGGGCGGCCCGCCAAGCCTCAGGAGGTCGCCGATCTTATCGCGTTCCTCGTGTCGCCACGCGCTGGTGCGATCACGGGAACCGAATTCACCATCGACGGTGGCACGGTTCCGACCGCTTGA
- a CDS encoding LysR family transcriptional regulator, protein MPKWEGQDEAWAVKVSTILLCDQVVRLGGIHLASNTTGIPVSTVSDAVNRLETALSVKLFVQGAKGLILTAEGGRLGPYLAQAAHEIFAIHGACGDDRKKDIYQRSVSLIALFRFVDILESGSIRKSALRLQIGQPQLTRMMAMLEDNLGVRLFERTRSGSRASPEGLRISPHVHKLRDIWAALDSTSALRFKRHLRHWSFGGIPPATTDSPSAIILARIAANWARRFDTPLLMQPGLADSLLEGLEQQRYDAVLVDMPVNNSRLRSREVLRSHLSCFLQHEAPELTDADSPSQMREAILKHPLVLPSRASGLRQTAESFLEHLLGPTWLSKVQLIEIDSIPVAVQLIVGHGYCSILPSGVGITSPKVTKIPLPMTFSVPLLLAWRADDRGTDMAQRVLQLLDMMN, encoded by the coding sequence ATGCCGAAATGGGAAGGCCAAGACGAGGCGTGGGCGGTGAAGGTTTCGACGATTCTTTTATGTGACCAGGTGGTTCGGCTCGGCGGCATCCACCTTGCGTCCAACACAACGGGAATTCCGGTTTCAACTGTATCGGACGCCGTCAACCGCCTGGAAACCGCCCTGTCCGTCAAGCTTTTCGTCCAGGGTGCAAAAGGCCTGATCCTGACGGCGGAAGGCGGAAGACTTGGCCCATATCTAGCGCAGGCCGCCCATGAAATCTTTGCGATCCATGGCGCGTGCGGCGATGACCGTAAGAAAGATATTTATCAGAGAAGCGTGTCGCTGATTGCACTCTTCCGCTTCGTGGACATTCTCGAATCGGGCTCGATCCGTAAATCCGCATTGAGGCTTCAAATCGGGCAACCACAGCTGACGCGGATGATGGCGATGCTGGAAGACAATCTGGGCGTCCGGCTTTTTGAACGGACCCGCAGCGGCTCGCGCGCATCGCCCGAGGGCCTGCGCATATCGCCCCACGTCCACAAATTACGCGATATCTGGGCTGCGCTGGACTCCACATCCGCCCTGCGTTTCAAGCGGCATTTGCGGCATTGGTCATTCGGCGGCATTCCTCCCGCAACGACGGACAGCCCGTCGGCAATTATTCTGGCGCGAATTGCCGCCAACTGGGCACGGCGTTTCGACACACCGCTGCTAATGCAGCCCGGACTTGCAGACAGCCTGCTGGAAGGACTTGAACAACAGCGATACGATGCAGTCCTTGTCGACATGCCAGTCAACAATTCTCGCCTGCGCAGCCGTGAGGTTTTGCGCAGCCACCTTTCATGTTTCCTGCAGCATGAAGCACCTGAACTGACGGATGCAGATTCGCCGTCACAGATGCGCGAGGCGATCCTCAAGCACCCTCTGGTACTGCCTTCCCGCGCCTCCGGACTGCGCCAGACGGCCGAAAGCTTTCTCGAGCATCTGCTTGGACCAACGTGGCTATCAAAGGTGCAGTTGATTGAGATCGACAGCATACCGGTGGCAGTGCAACTGATTGTCGGCCACGGATATTGTTCGATATTGCCGTCCGGCGTGGGAATAACCTCCCCCAAGGTGACGAAAATCCCATTGCCGATGACATTTTCCGTTCCATTGCTATTGGCCTGGCGCGCCGACGACAGAGGCACAGATATGGCGCAGCGGGTTCTTCAGCTGCTTGATATGATGAACTAA